One Thermicanus aegyptius DSM 12793 DNA segment encodes these proteins:
- the nikC gene encoding nickel transporter permease yields the protein MEIQSTSEIGGSLPEKPERKRSPFLKSFSRFLRHPFILSGGGILLFLFLLALLAPVIAPEGYNEQKLSLRLLPPNGEHWFGTDDFGRDILSRVIYGARISLLIGISSVTGSILVGAFLGLLAGYYGRWVDTLISRMFDMLLAFPAILLAIAIVAILGPSLFNALLAISIVNIPTYGRLMRARVLSLREEEYVQAAKAVGLKERRILFRHILPNSLTPILVQGTMGIGSAVLEAAALGFLGLGAQPPEPEWGKMLADARNYITQAPWLSIFPGLAVMVTVLSFNLLGDGLRDLLDPRMR from the coding sequence ATGGAGATACAGTCTACGAGTGAGATTGGGGGAAGCCTTCCGGAGAAACCGGAACGAAAGCGGAGCCCCTTCCTTAAATCTTTTTCCAGGTTTCTCCGCCATCCCTTTATCTTATCCGGGGGAGGGATTCTCCTGTTTCTTTTCCTCCTTGCCCTGTTGGCGCCGGTGATCGCGCCGGAAGGGTATAACGAGCAGAAGCTCTCCCTCCGCCTTTTGCCACCCAATGGGGAGCATTGGTTTGGCACCGATGATTTCGGGAGGGACATCCTCTCCCGGGTCATCTATGGAGCCCGCATCTCCCTTCTGATCGGCATCTCCTCCGTAACCGGCTCGATTCTCGTCGGCGCTTTTCTCGGACTCCTCGCCGGATATTACGGGAGATGGGTGGATACCCTCATCAGCCGTATGTTTGATATGCTCTTAGCCTTTCCTGCCATTCTCCTCGCCATCGCCATCGTCGCCATCCTCGGGCCAAGCCTTTTTAATGCGCTATTAGCCATCTCCATCGTCAACATTCCCACCTATGGAAGATTGATGCGGGCGAGGGTTCTCTCTTTGCGGGAGGAGGAGTATGTTCAAGCGGCAAAGGCGGTCGGTTTGAAGGAAAGGCGTATTCTCTTTCGCCATATCCTGCCCAACAGTCTTACGCCCATTCTGGTACAAGGGACGATGGGCATCGGTTCCGCCGTGCTGGAGGCGGCAGCCTTAGGTTTCCTCGGACTGGGCGCCCAACCTCCGGAGCCGGAGTGGGGCAAGATGCTGGCCGATGCCCGAAACTACATCACACAGGCCCCTTGGCTTTCCATCTTTCCCGGGCTTGCCGTCATGGTGACGGTTTTAAGCTTTAATCTCTTGGGAGATGGGCTCCGGGATCTCCTCGATCCCCGGATGCGGTAA
- a CDS encoding ABC transporter permease has translation MKKWPSIAKAGGSLLLFLLLWEGSVQMFRIEKWILPAPSDVLAALIQYFPLIMMHSGQTVIETLIGLSVATLLGIGLATLMDRFLLLRDAVYPLLVITQTIPTVALAPLFMVWFGFGMLPKILVVVIATFFPIVVSLFEGYRQVDEEKVRLLASMGANRGQIFRYLKIPASLPSFFAGLRIAGTYGVMAAVVGEWLGANRGLGILLIRSSKSFLTDQLFATILVIILLSLFLYWIIEWLAALIMPWRRFSEERH, from the coding sequence ATGAAAAAGTGGCCAAGTATCGCTAAGGCAGGGGGAAGTCTCCTCCTCTTTCTCCTCCTCTGGGAGGGGAGTGTGCAGATGTTTCGCATTGAAAAATGGATCTTGCCCGCTCCTTCCGATGTGCTGGCAGCCCTTATTCAGTACTTTCCCCTCATCATGATGCACAGCGGGCAAACGGTGATCGAGACCCTGATCGGTCTTTCCGTCGCCACTCTTTTGGGGATCGGTCTGGCCACTTTGATGGATCGCTTTCTCCTCCTGCGGGATGCCGTCTATCCCCTGTTGGTGATCACCCAAACGATTCCCACCGTAGCTTTGGCCCCCTTATTCATGGTATGGTTTGGATTTGGGATGCTGCCAAAAATCTTGGTGGTGGTGATCGCCACCTTTTTTCCCATTGTGGTCAGCCTTTTCGAAGGGTACCGGCAAGTAGATGAAGAAAAGGTTCGTCTCCTCGCTTCTATGGGAGCTAACCGGGGCCAAATCTTTCGCTACCTGAAGATTCCCGCCTCTCTCCCCTCTTTTTTCGCAGGACTTCGGATCGCGGGGACCTATGGGGTGATGGCCGCCGTCGTCGGAGAGTGGTTAGGCGCCAATCGCGGCTTGGGGATTCTTCTGATCCGTTCCTCCAAGTCATTCTTAACGGACCAACTCTTTGCCACCATTCTGGTCATTATCCTGCTAAGCCTATTTCTCTATTGGATCATTGAATGGCTCGCCGCCCTTATCATGCCTTGGCGGCGCTTCTCGGAAGAACGTCATTAA
- a CDS encoding ABC transporter ATP-binding protein: protein MDMLKIEGINKEYLQRDESRLPVLEGITMEVKEGEIVSLVGPSGCGKSTLLDIIAGLTIPDRGKVWIGEEEVTGKKGKVSYMPQNDLLFPWRTILDNVILPLQLAGLSTNKAREEGRRLLPLFGLEGFAESYPSMLSGGMRQRAALLRTYLIQKDPILLDEPFGRLDALTRAEMQKWLLTIWEKMRRTILLVTHDVEEAIFLSDRIYLLSPRPGRVLKEVIVPLPRPRTERMKTEEDLIEIKRILLEALENKG, encoded by the coding sequence ATGGATATGTTGAAAATAGAAGGGATTAACAAAGAGTATCTGCAAAGGGATGAAAGCCGCCTTCCCGTCTTAGAGGGGATCACCATGGAGGTGAAGGAAGGAGAGATCGTCTCCTTGGTGGGCCCCTCCGGATGCGGGAAGAGCACGCTACTAGATATCATCGCCGGGCTTACCATCCCCGATCGGGGAAAGGTGTGGATCGGAGAGGAAGAGGTGACGGGGAAAAAGGGAAAGGTAAGCTATATGCCGCAAAATGATCTCCTCTTTCCCTGGCGCACCATCCTGGACAATGTGATCCTTCCACTTCAATTGGCGGGCCTCTCGACGAATAAGGCAAGGGAGGAGGGGAGGAGACTCCTCCCTCTTTTTGGCCTGGAAGGGTTTGCGGAAAGTTACCCTTCCATGCTGTCGGGAGGAATGAGGCAAAGGGCGGCGCTCCTGCGTACCTATTTGATCCAAAAGGATCCCATCCTCCTCGACGAACCTTTTGGGAGATTGGATGCCTTGACGCGTGCGGAGATGCAGAAGTGGCTCCTTACCATCTGGGAGAAGATGAGGCGGACGATCCTCCTCGTCACCCATGATGTGGAGGAGGCGATCTTCCTCTCGGACCGGATCTATCTTCTCTCACCCCGGCCAGGGCGGGTGCTCAAGGAAGTAATTGTTCCTTTACCTCGTCCGCGCACGGAGAGGATGAAGACGGAAGAGGATTTGATAGAGATCAAACGGATATTGCTCGAGGCATTGGAGAATAAAGGCTAA
- a CDS encoding ABC transporter permease, translating to MEMPEVEKKGMAAADGKKKHPGPWALAWKKLKKDKAAVFGGIILLVIIALSLLAPILPLQDPEATNLGKRLLPPGTEGHLLGTDQLGRDLFSRLIWGGRVSVTVGFFAVFIAMAIGTLLGLVAGYFQKFFDSLIMRTMDILMAFPYVLLAIAIIAALGPGLMNTMIAVSMVGIPYYARIVRGSTLSFREMEFVLAERAMGAGHGHIILYHILPNCLPPLIVAASLDVGWMILAASGMSFLGLGAQPPMAEWGVMLSEGRKFIRVAPHVSVLPGMAIFLVVLALNLVGDGLRDALDPKAKA from the coding sequence ATGGAAATGCCTGAAGTGGAGAAAAAAGGGATGGCAGCCGCGGATGGGAAGAAGAAGCACCCCGGGCCATGGGCTTTGGCTTGGAAGAAGTTAAAAAAGGACAAAGCAGCGGTTTTTGGAGGCATCATTTTATTGGTGATCATCGCACTCTCCCTTCTTGCCCCGATTTTACCTTTACAAGATCCGGAAGCGACCAATCTGGGCAAGCGTTTGTTGCCTCCGGGGACGGAGGGGCATCTCCTGGGCACGGACCAGCTGGGTCGGGACCTGTTCAGTCGCTTAATTTGGGGAGGTCGCGTTTCCGTTACCGTGGGTTTTTTCGCCGTGTTCATCGCAATGGCGATCGGAACGTTATTGGGTTTGGTGGCAGGATATTTCCAGAAGTTTTTCGACAGCTTGATCATGCGGACGATGGATATTTTGATGGCCTTCCCATACGTTCTGTTGGCGATCGCCATCATCGCAGCTTTAGGACCGGGGCTAATGAATACCATGATTGCGGTAAGCATGGTTGGGATACCATACTATGCGCGCATCGTGAGGGGTAGCACCCTCTCTTTCCGGGAAATGGAGTTTGTCCTAGCGGAACGTGCAATGGGCGCAGGCCATGGACACATTATCCTCTATCATATTCTTCCAAACTGTTTGCCTCCATTAATCGTAGCTGCCAGCCTGGATGTGGGATGGATGATTCTGGCCGCTTCCGGGATGAGTTTTCTGGGGTTGGGTGCTCAGCCGCCCATGGCAGAGTGGGGTGTTATGTTGAGTGAAGGCCGGAAATTTATCCGGGTTGCCCCGCATGTCAGCGTATTGCCGGGAATGGCCATCTTCTTGGTGGTTTTGGCACTTAATCTCGTAGGAGATGGACTTCGCGACGCTTTGGATCCCAAAGCGAAAGCATAA
- a CDS encoding DUF1028 domain-containing protein gives MTFSIVGFDPKTGELGVAVASKFLAVGSLVPWAKAGVGAVATQSWANVDYGYKGLELLAKGKSAQEVLNQLVAEDEHKEVRQVGMVDAMGNAATYTGEMCYPWAGGITGPNFSCQGNILVSEETVKAMANTFQHAEGTLAERLLKALLAGEKAGGDSRGKQSASLLVVKKGGGYGGNHDRYIDLRVDDHAEPVSELLRIYGLHQLYFNRTRPEDLLPVEGELKTRLMEYLLKLGYVKSVEVNDHELYEAVKSFHLIENFDERVQEPGWIDRKVVEFMEQLVTTKG, from the coding sequence ATGACTTTTTCCATTGTCGGTTTTGATCCGAAAACAGGAGAATTGGGCGTTGCCGTCGCTTCCAAATTCCTTGCGGTCGGTTCTTTGGTGCCCTGGGCTAAGGCGGGCGTCGGAGCGGTGGCAACCCAATCGTGGGCTAATGTAGATTATGGATACAAAGGCTTGGAACTCCTCGCAAAAGGAAAATCGGCCCAAGAGGTATTAAATCAGCTTGTTGCGGAAGATGAGCACAAGGAAGTTCGACAGGTGGGGATGGTCGATGCCATGGGTAATGCGGCAACCTATACCGGGGAAATGTGTTATCCGTGGGCGGGTGGAATTACAGGACCTAATTTTTCTTGCCAGGGGAATATCCTGGTGAGTGAAGAAACGGTGAAAGCTATGGCCAATACGTTTCAGCATGCCGAAGGGACGTTGGCCGAACGCTTGCTGAAAGCTTTGTTGGCGGGAGAGAAAGCAGGAGGGGACAGCCGGGGGAAACAGTCGGCTAGCCTGTTGGTGGTGAAGAAAGGAGGAGGTTATGGCGGAAATCACGACCGCTACATCGACCTGCGTGTGGATGACCATGCCGAACCTGTAAGTGAATTGCTCCGGATCTATGGATTGCATCAACTTTATTTTAACCGCACTCGTCCGGAAGACCTCTTACCAGTCGAAGGAGAGTTGAAAACGAGGCTGATGGAATATTTGCTGAAACTCGGTTACGTAAAATCGGTCGAAGTCAATGATCATGAACTGTACGAAGCCGTAAAATCATTCCATTTGATCGAGAATTTTGACGAGCGCGTTCAGGAACCGGGTTGGATCGACCGGAAAGTGGTTGAATTTATGGAACAGCTTGTGACGACAAAAGGGTGA
- a CDS encoding ABC transporter ATP-binding protein: MERKPPSDYLLNVKGLKVYFPVRKGFMRRIDGYVKAVDDVSFALHEGETLGLVGESGCGKSTTGRAILQLIRPTAGEVIYQGKDLTKLSFKGMRPIRRDIQMIFQDPYSSLNSRMTIRNILLEPMKIHGIFTRKEREERVEYLLEVVGLSGAYANRYPHEFSGGQRQRIGIARALALNPKLIIADEPVSALDVSVQAQVLNLMQELQEKFRLTYIFIAHDLSVVKHFSTRVGVMYLGRLVELADKKRLYQSPKHPYTQALLSAVPVPDPDAKRERMILSGEVPNPKNPPAGCAFQTRCAACMEICKIERPPLKEIGPGHFVACHLY, from the coding sequence ATGGAAAGAAAACCGCCTTCGGACTATCTGCTCAATGTAAAAGGATTAAAGGTATATTTTCCCGTCCGCAAGGGGTTCATGCGCCGGATCGACGGCTATGTGAAAGCTGTGGATGACGTCAGCTTCGCTTTACATGAAGGGGAAACACTGGGATTGGTCGGGGAAAGCGGCTGCGGAAAATCGACGACGGGCCGTGCAATCCTTCAATTAATCCGTCCGACGGCCGGAGAGGTCATCTATCAAGGGAAAGATTTGACAAAGTTAAGCTTCAAGGGGATGCGCCCAATCCGCAGGGACATTCAGATGATCTTTCAAGATCCGTATTCTTCCCTGAACTCGAGGATGACTATTCGGAACATCCTATTGGAACCTATGAAAATTCACGGGATTTTTACCAGGAAAGAGCGGGAAGAGCGAGTGGAGTATTTGTTGGAAGTGGTGGGATTGAGCGGCGCGTATGCCAACCGCTACCCGCACGAGTTTAGCGGAGGTCAAAGACAGCGGATCGGAATTGCGCGGGCGTTGGCGTTAAACCCTAAACTGATCATTGCCGATGAGCCGGTTTCTGCGTTGGATGTGTCGGTGCAAGCGCAAGTGTTAAACTTGATGCAAGAGCTACAAGAAAAGTTCCGGCTTACGTATATTTTTATAGCTCATGACCTGAGCGTTGTGAAACATTTCAGCACCCGGGTGGGAGTCATGTATTTGGGTAGGCTGGTGGAATTGGCCGATAAAAAGCGTTTATATCAGTCCCCAAAACACCCGTACACCCAGGCGCTGCTATCGGCGGTTCCGGTTCCGGACCCAGATGCCAAGAGGGAAAGAATGATCCTTTCCGGGGAAGTTCCCAACCCAAAAAATCCGCCTGCCGGTTGTGCCTTTCAAACTCGGTGTGCCGCCTGCATGGAGATTTGCAAAATAGAGAGGCCGCCTCTTAAAGAGATCGGGCCCGGACATTTTGTTGCTTGCCATCTCTATTGA
- a CDS encoding ABC transporter ATP-binding protein yields the protein MAKLLEVKNLKVSFRQEEKQVNTINGVGFTLNHGETLGIVGESGCGKSVTSLSVMGLLPKENFTIEEGEIWFDGKNLLEMTDEEYCKIRGKEIAMIFQEPMTSLNPVFTIGNQLIETIMEHSSLSKKDAFRRGVEMLKKVGIPRAEEIMSEYPHRLSGGMRQRVMIAMAMVLNPKLLIADEPTTALDVTIQAQILDLMRSLKNELNTAIIMITHDLGVVAEICDRVAVMYAGEIVEEGGIREIFKNPKHPYTLGLFQAMPSMREEQERLYSIPGSVPTPDEMPIGCRFAPRCEHAKPECHVQSPKRVQVGPDHSTCCWLYSS from the coding sequence ATGGCCAAGTTGTTGGAGGTCAAGAATCTCAAGGTCTCCTTTCGGCAAGAAGAAAAACAGGTGAATACCATCAATGGAGTCGGCTTTACTCTAAATCATGGCGAAACGTTGGGAATCGTAGGGGAGTCGGGATGCGGGAAGAGCGTCACCTCCTTATCCGTCATGGGGCTTCTTCCTAAAGAAAATTTCACAATCGAGGAAGGGGAAATCTGGTTCGACGGCAAGAACCTTCTTGAGATGACGGATGAGGAATATTGCAAGATTCGCGGGAAGGAGATCGCCATGATCTTTCAGGAGCCGATGACTTCGTTGAATCCGGTGTTCACGATTGGCAACCAGCTGATTGAAACCATCATGGAACACAGTTCTCTGAGCAAAAAGGATGCGTTTCGCAGGGGAGTCGAAATGTTGAAAAAAGTGGGCATCCCCCGGGCCGAGGAGATCATGTCGGAATATCCCCATCGGCTGTCAGGAGGCATGCGCCAGAGAGTCATGATTGCGATGGCGATGGTGTTAAATCCCAAACTGCTCATTGCGGATGAGCCGACAACCGCTCTTGATGTGACGATCCAGGCACAAATACTCGATCTGATGAGAAGCCTGAAAAATGAGTTGAATACTGCCATCATCATGATTACGCATGATCTGGGGGTGGTTGCGGAAATCTGTGACCGGGTGGCGGTGATGTATGCAGGAGAGATCGTCGAGGAAGGCGGAATCAGGGAGATTTTCAAAAACCCGAAGCACCCGTATACCCTCGGTCTCTTCCAGGCAATGCCGAGCATGCGAGAAGAACAGGAACGCCTCTATTCGATTCCAGGGTCGGTGCCGACACCCGATGAGATGCCGATTGGATGCCGTTTTGCCCCCAGATGTGAGCACGCCAAACCGGAATGCCATGTCCAATCTCCCAAAAGGGTACAGGTTGGACCGGATCACTCTACCTGTTGTTGGCTCTATTCTTCATAA
- a CDS encoding ABC transporter substrate-binding protein, producing the protein MLTACGSGNAVQPNASQGGATQGVDANQPPEKVVVTLDWYPNTNHTGLYVAKEKGYYKEEGLDVEIIQPGENSADQLVASGKADFGVSSAEGITQARATDLPLVSIAAVIQHNTSAFASLPEAGIKSPKDFEGKRYGGWGSPTEEATIKALMEKYGADSTKWTNITLGQTDFFSSIGKQADFEWIYYGWDGVEAERRGIKINTIFLRDLDPDLDNYTPILVTNEDHIKNKPDLVKRFLAATAKGYEFAISNPDEAAQSLLKNAPELNQDLVKRSQAYLAKEYQSDAPQWGIQKKEVWERYANWLMDKNLLPKRIDVDQLFTNDFLPKK; encoded by the coding sequence TTGCTCACAGCCTGCGGGAGCGGAAATGCAGTTCAACCCAACGCTTCTCAAGGCGGAGCGACCCAAGGGGTAGATGCGAATCAACCTCCGGAAAAAGTGGTGGTTACATTAGACTGGTATCCCAATACGAATCATACGGGTCTCTATGTGGCGAAGGAGAAGGGATATTATAAAGAGGAGGGACTTGATGTGGAGATTATCCAGCCGGGGGAAAACAGTGCCGACCAACTGGTCGCTTCCGGTAAGGCCGATTTTGGTGTCAGTTCGGCGGAAGGGATCACCCAGGCGAGAGCTACCGACCTTCCCCTCGTCTCCATCGCCGCCGTCATTCAGCATAACACCTCCGCCTTCGCCTCCCTTCCTGAAGCGGGCATTAAGAGCCCGAAAGATTTTGAGGGAAAGCGGTATGGCGGTTGGGGAAGCCCCACCGAAGAGGCGACGATTAAAGCGTTAATGGAAAAGTATGGCGCCGACAGCACGAAATGGACCAATATTACCTTGGGACAGACCGACTTCTTCTCCTCCATCGGCAAGCAGGCTGATTTTGAATGGATCTATTATGGTTGGGATGGCGTAGAAGCGGAGCGAAGGGGGATCAAGATCAATACGATCTTTTTAAGGGATCTAGACCCGGATCTGGATAATTACACGCCAATCCTCGTCACCAATGAAGACCATATCAAAAATAAGCCTGATCTGGTGAAGCGTTTCTTGGCGGCAACCGCCAAGGGGTATGAGTTCGCAATCTCCAATCCTGATGAAGCGGCCCAGTCTCTCCTCAAGAATGCACCGGAATTAAATCAGGATCTGGTGAAGAGATCCCAAGCGTATCTGGCGAAGGAATATCAAAGCGATGCGCCCCAATGGGGGATACAAAAGAAAGAGGTTTGGGAAAGGTACGCCAACTGGCTGATGGATAAGAATCTCCTTCCCAAGCGGATCGACGTGGATCAACTCTTTACCAATGATTTTCTTCCCAAGAAGTAA
- a CDS encoding MTH1187 family thiamine-binding protein — MPIVNVGFQVIPKTKEGNSYELVDKAIEVVSKSGVKYEVDPMETVMEGEYDKLMEIVKEAQEAVIAAGAQETMTFIKVHYRPEGVTIDEKVAKYR; from the coding sequence GTGCCGATCGTCAATGTGGGGTTTCAAGTGATCCCAAAGACAAAAGAGGGAAACTCCTATGAGTTGGTGGACAAGGCCATTGAGGTGGTCTCCAAATCGGGGGTGAAGTATGAGGTAGATCCCATGGAGACTGTGATGGAGGGAGAATACGATAAACTGATGGAGATTGTGAAGGAAGCCCAGGAGGCGGTCATCGCAGCCGGAGCGCAAGAGACAATGACGTTTATCAAGGTGCATTACCGGCCTGAAGGGGTTACGATTGATGAAAAAGTGGCCAAGTATCGCTAA
- a CDS encoding ABC transporter permease: MLLFRYILRRLVLLVPVLIGMSIIVFGIIHFIPGDPARAILGERASETALEKLREDLGLNEPLFLQYVHFMGNILQGNLGESMRTKAPIAQEILPYLAATFELTLAAMAFAVFFGIHLGIWAAWKQNSWFDLALMMAALIGVSIPIFWLGIMEQYLFAEKLGWFPSGARFNHREPITAITNFYILDTILAGNWRGLGDVLRHLVLPAFALGTIPLSIIARMTRSTVLEALKSDYIRTARAKGLNDFVILYRHALKNAFIPILTVIGLQTGSLLGGAVLTETIFGWPGVGRYLFDAINNRDYTVIQSGILVIAAFFVLINLLVDLLYAFYDPRIRYS, from the coding sequence ATGCTTTTGTTTCGGTATATCTTGCGGAGGCTCGTTCTCCTCGTTCCCGTTCTCATCGGCATGTCGATCATCGTCTTCGGCATTATTCACTTCATCCCGGGGGACCCTGCCAGGGCCATCTTGGGGGAGAGGGCGAGCGAGACGGCTTTGGAGAAATTACGGGAGGATTTGGGACTGAATGAGCCTCTTTTTCTCCAATATGTTCATTTTATGGGCAATATCTTGCAGGGGAATCTGGGAGAGAGCATGCGCACGAAAGCGCCAATCGCCCAGGAGATCCTCCCCTATTTGGCGGCGACTTTCGAACTAACCCTGGCCGCCATGGCGTTTGCCGTTTTTTTCGGCATACATCTGGGAATTTGGGCGGCCTGGAAACAGAATTCCTGGTTTGATTTGGCTTTGATGATGGCGGCTTTGATCGGCGTATCCATTCCCATCTTCTGGCTGGGGATCATGGAGCAATATCTTTTTGCGGAGAAACTGGGATGGTTTCCTTCCGGAGCGAGGTTTAACCACCGGGAACCCATTACCGCCATTACAAACTTTTATATCCTGGATACCATCTTGGCAGGGAATTGGAGAGGGCTGGGAGACGTTCTTCGCCACCTGGTTCTTCCCGCTTTCGCCCTCGGAACGATTCCCTTATCCATCATCGCCCGCATGACCCGCTCCACCGTTTTGGAGGCGCTGAAGTCCGATTACATTCGCACAGCCCGAGCGAAGGGGCTTAACGATTTTGTGATCCTCTATCGCCACGCTTTGAAAAATGCGTTCATTCCGATCCTTACGGTGATCGGACTGCAAACCGGGAGCCTTTTAGGCGGAGCGGTCTTGACGGAGACGATTTTCGGCTGGCCGGGAGTGGGTCGTTATTTATTTGATGCGATTAACAACCGGGACTACACGGTGATTCAGTCGGGTATCCTGGTGATCGCCGCCTTCTTCGTCCTGATCAATCTTTTGGTGGACCTGCTTTACGCATTCTATGATCCTCGAATTCGGTACAGTTAG
- a CDS encoding ABC transporter substrate-binding protein, which yields MRRKGMLLFFALVLLWVLAACGQQTGSKGEPGQGGTAAPTGGTLIFGRGADSTALDPINVTDGESLIVTDNIFNTLVDYKPDSTEVVPSLAKEWKSSEDGLTWTFSLQEGVKFHDGTDFDAEAVVYNFNRWMDPNHPQHKGDFGYYAYMFGGFKGDPGHVIKEVVAKDKYTVEFHLNFPQAPFLNNLAMSPFGIASPAAIEKYGEKFGDHPVGTGPFKFVEWKKGDSITLEKNPDYWKKGLPKLDKVVFRSIPDNSNRFTALKNGEIDLMDGLNPEDVPSVKSNDKLQLFLRPSMNVAYLAFNTKVKPLDDKRVRQALNMTVNKKEIIDSFFAGLAEPAKNPMPPSLWGYNDQVEDYPVDLEKAKSLLAEAGYPNGFETDLWYMTEPRPYMPNGQKVAEVLQADFAKIGVKVNLVTYDWSTYLDKTGNGEHPMALMGWTGDNGDPDNFLYVLLDKDNTRTPDAGNIAFYVNDALHDLLIRAQRSTNQEERIQLYMEAQKIIHEDAPWIPLVHTTPPIAGIKEIKGYIPHPTGTESFENVSIEK from the coding sequence ATGAGAAGGAAAGGAATGCTGCTCTTTTTCGCACTCGTGCTCCTATGGGTTTTAGCGGCTTGCGGGCAACAGACTGGATCGAAAGGGGAGCCGGGTCAAGGAGGAACGGCTGCTCCGACGGGAGGAACGCTCATTTTTGGCAGGGGCGCCGACTCTACCGCCCTGGATCCCATCAATGTGACCGACGGAGAATCCCTCATCGTTACGGACAATATTTTTAATACGCTGGTCGATTATAAGCCGGATAGCACCGAGGTGGTTCCTTCCTTGGCGAAGGAATGGAAGTCTTCCGAGGATGGCCTCACCTGGACCTTTAGCCTCCAGGAAGGAGTAAAGTTTCATGATGGGACCGACTTTGATGCGGAAGCGGTGGTTTACAACTTCAACCGTTGGATGGACCCTAATCATCCTCAGCATAAAGGAGACTTTGGTTATTATGCCTATATGTTCGGCGGATTTAAAGGGGATCCAGGGCATGTGATCAAAGAGGTGGTGGCCAAGGATAAATACACGGTTGAGTTCCATCTCAATTTCCCGCAAGCTCCTTTCCTGAACAATCTGGCCATGTCCCCGTTCGGGATTGCGTCACCGGCGGCGATCGAAAAGTATGGGGAGAAATTTGGGGATCATCCTGTAGGAACCGGGCCGTTTAAATTCGTGGAGTGGAAAAAAGGAGATAGCATCACCCTGGAGAAAAACCCCGATTATTGGAAAAAAGGACTTCCCAAGCTGGATAAGGTGGTCTTCCGCTCCATTCCCGACAACAGCAATCGCTTCACCGCCTTGAAAAATGGAGAAATCGATTTGATGGATGGTTTAAACCCGGAAGATGTGCCCTCGGTGAAGTCGAACGATAAGCTTCAGCTTTTCTTGCGTCCCAGTATGAATGTGGCGTATCTTGCTTTTAATACGAAGGTGAAACCTCTGGATGATAAACGGGTACGGCAAGCCTTAAACATGACGGTAAACAAGAAGGAGATCATCGACTCGTTTTTCGCCGGGCTGGCGGAGCCGGCCAAGAATCCCATGCCGCCATCGCTATGGGGGTATAATGACCAAGTGGAAGATTATCCTGTTGATCTGGAGAAGGCTAAATCCCTGTTAGCCGAAGCAGGTTACCCGAACGGCTTTGAGACCGACCTCTGGTACATGACCGAACCCCGCCCCTATATGCCCAATGGGCAGAAGGTGGCGGAGGTACTGCAGGCTGACTTCGCAAAGATTGGAGTAAAGGTAAATCTGGTTACGTATGATTGGTCCACCTATCTGGATAAGACGGGAAATGGGGAACATCCGATGGCTCTCATGGGGTGGACCGGGGATAACGGAGATCCCGACAACTTCCTCTATGTCCTGTTGGACAAAGATAATACCCGGACCCCCGATGCCGGGAATATCGCATTCTACGTCAACGATGCCCTTCACGATCTCCTGATCCGGGCACAACGCTCCACAAACCAAGAGGAGAGAATCCAGCTGTACATGGAGGCGCAAAAGATCATCCATGAGGATGCACCTTGGATTCCCCTCGTTCATACGACCCCTCCCATCGCGGGGATCAAAGAAATAAAAGGATATATTCCCCATCCGACCGGCACGGAAAGCTTTGAGAATGTAAGCATCGAAAAATAG